One genomic region from Skermania piniformis encodes:
- the ffh gene encoding signal recognition particle protein has protein sequence MFESLSDRLTGALKDLRGKGRLSPADIDATARQIRLALLEADVALPVVRGFVARIKERAKGAEVSAALNPAQQVVKIVNEELVGILGGQTRRLQFAKTPPTVIMLAGLQGSGKTTLAGKLALWLREQGHTPLLVACDLQRPGAVSQLQIVGERAGAAVFAPHPGTSVGGAGGVPITVDDPVLVARAGIDEARRKQYDVLIVDTAGRLGIDAELMGQAAAIRDAVSPDEILFVLDAMVGQDAVATAEAFRDGVGFTGVVLTKLDGDARGGAALSVREVTGTPIMFASSGEKLEDFDVFHPDRMAGRILGMGDVLTLIEQAEQVYDEQQAEEAARKIGTGELTLEDFLEQMMAIRKMGPIGNLLGMLPGAGQMKEALAQVDDRQLDRVQAIIRGMTPAERANPKIINASRRLRIANGSGVSVSEVNQLVDRFFEARKMMAQMGRQMGLPGARRNNAKTNRKGGKKGRKKTGRGPTPPRVRGGFPGGMPAGMPDLSGLPPGLDQLPPGLEGIDLSQLKFPKK, from the coding sequence GTGTTCGAATCCCTTTCCGACCGGCTTACCGGTGCTCTCAAGGACCTCCGTGGCAAGGGTCGGCTGTCCCCGGCCGACATCGACGCCACGGCCCGGCAGATCCGCCTTGCGCTGCTCGAAGCCGATGTCGCGTTGCCGGTGGTTCGGGGGTTCGTCGCCCGGATCAAGGAGCGGGCGAAGGGCGCCGAGGTATCGGCTGCGCTGAATCCGGCGCAGCAAGTTGTCAAGATCGTCAACGAGGAACTGGTCGGAATCCTCGGCGGCCAAACCCGTCGGCTGCAGTTCGCCAAGACTCCGCCGACCGTGATCATGCTGGCCGGCCTGCAGGGTTCGGGTAAGACCACGCTGGCCGGCAAGCTCGCGCTGTGGTTGCGCGAGCAGGGACACACGCCGCTGTTGGTGGCCTGCGACCTGCAACGGCCGGGCGCGGTCAGCCAGTTGCAGATCGTCGGCGAGCGCGCCGGCGCCGCGGTGTTCGCCCCGCACCCGGGGACGTCGGTCGGCGGCGCCGGCGGCGTGCCGATCACCGTCGACGATCCGGTCCTGGTTGCCCGGGCGGGCATCGACGAGGCCCGACGTAAGCAGTACGACGTGTTGATCGTCGACACCGCCGGCCGACTCGGTATCGACGCCGAGCTGATGGGCCAGGCGGCGGCGATCCGGGACGCGGTGTCCCCGGACGAGATTTTGTTCGTGCTCGATGCCATGGTCGGCCAGGACGCGGTGGCCACCGCCGAAGCTTTCCGGGACGGGGTCGGGTTCACCGGTGTCGTCCTGACCAAGCTGGACGGTGACGCCCGCGGCGGCGCGGCGTTGTCGGTGCGCGAGGTGACCGGTACGCCGATCATGTTCGCTTCCAGCGGCGAGAAGTTGGAAGATTTCGATGTCTTCCACCCGGACCGGATGGCCGGCCGGATCCTCGGCATGGGTGATGTGCTCACGCTGATCGAGCAGGCCGAGCAGGTCTACGACGAGCAGCAGGCCGAGGAGGCCGCGCGCAAGATCGGTACCGGTGAGCTGACGCTGGAGGATTTCCTCGAGCAGATGATGGCGATCCGGAAGATGGGCCCGATCGGCAACCTCCTCGGCATGCTGCCCGGCGCCGGTCAGATGAAGGAGGCGTTGGCCCAGGTCGACGATCGGCAGCTGGATCGGGTTCAGGCGATCATCCGTGGGATGACCCCGGCCGAGCGGGCCAATCCGAAGATCATCAATGCGTCCCGGCGGCTGCGGATCGCCAACGGCTCCGGGGTGAGCGTCTCCGAAGTCAATCAGCTGGTCGACCGGTTCTTCGAGGCACGCAAGATGATGGCCCAGATGGGCCGGCAGATGGGGCTGCCCGGCGCTCGCCGCAACAACGCGAAGACCAACCGCAAGGGCGGTAAGAAAGGCCGGAAGAAGACCGGCCGGGGTCCGACGCCGCCGCGGGTGCGTGGCGGGTTCCCCGGTGGTATGCCCGCCGGGATGCCGGATCTGTCCGGGTTGCCGCCCGGCCTCGACCAGCTGCCGCCGGGGCTGGAAGGGATCGATCTGTCCCAGCTGAAGTTCCCGAAGAAGTAG
- the cutA gene encoding divalent-cation tolerance protein CutA, with protein sequence MGASHIEEFDTQESVVEVNITGDDAAWLAEFATSLVNDRLAACANLISQVRSVYRWQGRIEDSSEALAVLHTRRSLVDRIVERADSDHPYDVPQVVVKPIVTGHAAYLEWVRAETAPEPARRAPTDDRSSPAVPDAAAPQVPHR encoded by the coding sequence GTGGGCGCCTCCCACATCGAAGAATTCGACACGCAAGAGTCGGTAGTCGAAGTAAACATCACCGGCGACGACGCCGCCTGGCTGGCCGAGTTCGCCACGAGCCTGGTGAACGACCGGCTGGCCGCCTGCGCCAACCTGATATCCCAGGTCCGCTCGGTCTACCGCTGGCAGGGCCGGATCGAAGACAGCAGCGAGGCGCTGGCGGTTCTGCACACCCGCCGGTCCCTGGTGGACCGGATCGTCGAGCGAGCCGACAGCGACCACCCCTACGACGTACCGCAGGTGGTGGTGAAGCCGATCGTGACCGGGCACGCCGCATATCTGGAATGGGTCCGCGCCGAAACTGCGCCCGAGCCCGCGCGCCGGGCACCTACGGACGATCGGTCTTCGCCGGCGGTGCCGGATGCGGCAGCACCGCAAGTACCGCATCGGTGA
- a CDS encoding LLM class F420-dependent oxidoreductase translates to MSIRLGYQIPNFSYGTPVHELFPTVLAQVREAEQAGFDAAFVMDHFYQLPGLGQPDEPMLEAYTALAGIGSATERIQLSALVTGNTYRNPALLAKTVTTLDMVSGGRAVLGIGAGWYELEHRSLGFEFGTFTDRFARLDEALQIIVPMLRGQRPDFAGQWYRVEGAINEPRWRDDLPVLLGGSGERKTFRLAARYADHLNIICNTSELPGKLAALEQRCAEVGRDRSTLETSYLAFVVIDEDGGTARRLHRDMLAANGIDLSSLTEAQRAAATDRHFVGDPDEVADGIRTRVLAAGIDGVIVNLVANGHQPGIVELAGRSLAPLVR, encoded by the coding sequence GTGAGCATCCGTCTCGGCTACCAGATCCCCAATTTCAGCTACGGCACCCCGGTGCACGAGCTGTTCCCGACCGTGCTGGCCCAGGTTCGCGAGGCCGAGCAGGCCGGATTCGACGCGGCTTTCGTGATGGACCATTTCTACCAACTGCCCGGCCTCGGTCAGCCGGACGAGCCGATGCTGGAGGCATATACGGCGCTGGCCGGGATCGGTTCGGCGACCGAACGGATTCAGCTGTCCGCCCTGGTCACCGGTAACACCTACCGCAATCCGGCACTGTTGGCGAAGACGGTGACCACTCTCGACATGGTCAGCGGCGGGCGCGCGGTACTCGGTATCGGGGCCGGCTGGTACGAGCTCGAGCACCGCTCGCTCGGGTTCGAGTTCGGCACCTTCACCGACCGGTTCGCTCGACTGGACGAGGCGTTGCAGATCATCGTCCCGATGCTGCGTGGGCAGCGGCCGGACTTCGCCGGGCAGTGGTATCGGGTCGAGGGCGCGATCAACGAGCCGCGCTGGCGGGACGACCTGCCGGTGCTGCTCGGCGGAAGTGGCGAACGCAAGACGTTTCGGCTCGCCGCGCGTTATGCCGACCACCTGAACATCATCTGCAACACGAGCGAACTGCCCGGCAAGCTGGCAGCGCTGGAACAGCGGTGCGCCGAGGTCGGGCGGGATCGTTCGACCCTGGAGACCAGTTATCTGGCGTTCGTGGTGATCGACGAAGACGGCGGCACCGCCCGTCGGCTGCACCGGGACATGCTTGCGGCCAACGGAATCGACCTGTCGTCGTTGACCGAGGCGCAGCGTGCCGCCGCTACCGACCGGCACTTCGTCGGGGATCCGGACGAGGTGGCCGACGGTATCCGGACCCGGGTGCTGGCGGCCGGGATCGACGGGGTGATCGTCAACCTGGTGGCGAACGGACATCAGCCGGGCATCGTGGAGCTGGCCGGGCGGAGCCTGGCACCGTTGGTGCGCTGA
- the trmD gene encoding tRNA (guanosine(37)-N1)-methyltransferase TrmD, giving the protein MRITAVTIFPEYLEPLRTALLGKAIERDLISVAVHDLRRWTHDVHRSVDDAPYGGGPGMVMTPTVWGAALDQVCPDDALLVVPTPAGVPFTQATAHRWASERHLVFACGRYEGIDQRVFDDAGTRVRVEEVSIGDYVLIGGEAAVLVMVEAVARLLPGVLGNRASHEQDSFAAGTGGLLEGPAYTRPPSWRGLDVPEVLLSGDHAKIAAWRRDQSSARTRARRPDLLSSD; this is encoded by the coding sequence GTGCGCATCACCGCGGTCACGATCTTTCCCGAGTATCTTGAGCCGTTGCGGACGGCGTTGCTGGGCAAGGCGATCGAGCGGGATCTGATCTCGGTCGCGGTCCACGACCTCCGGCGTTGGACACACGACGTGCATCGGTCCGTCGACGACGCCCCGTACGGTGGCGGTCCGGGCATGGTGATGACACCGACGGTCTGGGGTGCAGCGCTGGACCAGGTATGCCCGGACGACGCGTTGCTGGTGGTGCCCACTCCCGCCGGCGTGCCGTTCACCCAGGCCACCGCGCATCGTTGGGCGAGCGAGCGGCATCTGGTGTTCGCCTGCGGTCGCTATGAGGGAATCGACCAGCGGGTCTTCGACGACGCCGGCACCCGGGTGCGCGTCGAGGAAGTCAGCATCGGCGACTACGTGCTGATCGGCGGCGAGGCTGCCGTGCTGGTGATGGTCGAGGCGGTGGCCCGGCTGCTGCCCGGGGTATTGGGCAACCGTGCATCCCACGAGCAGGATTCGTTCGCTGCCGGCACCGGCGGTCTGCTCGAAGGCCCGGCCTACACCCGCCCGCCGAGCTGGCGCGGGTTGGACGTGCCGGAGGTGCTGTTGTCCGGCGACCACGCCAAGATCGCCGCGTGGCGGCGGGACCAGTCGTCGGCCCGAACCAGGGCCCGCCGACCCGACCTGCTCTCGTCCGACTGA
- a CDS encoding helix-turn-helix transcriptional regulator, with product MSEIMRARRQQLGLSQAQLAKDVGVHLRQIARYEAGEQQPLLAVAVALAEALSISVAELAGQIPRAIDLAGDWWMAWQTWKDRAERIDVHEATLRQHGDFIGVDAGRAGDLEAGSYRWRGELRLWDNEALMGWYRAAESGVRSKGTIYFALHPHGGHAEGRWVGLSYDGSVISGRGSMSRDRDHARQLVLDAMGRELVRK from the coding sequence ATGTCTGAGATCATGCGAGCACGGCGCCAGCAACTGGGCCTCTCGCAAGCGCAGCTGGCGAAGGACGTCGGGGTCCACTTGCGCCAGATCGCCCGCTACGAGGCCGGTGAGCAGCAGCCGCTGCTCGCGGTGGCGGTAGCACTCGCCGAGGCACTCAGCATATCCGTCGCCGAGTTGGCCGGTCAGATCCCCCGCGCCATCGATCTCGCCGGCGACTGGTGGATGGCCTGGCAGACTTGGAAGGACCGAGCCGAGCGGATCGACGTGCACGAAGCGACGCTCCGTCAGCACGGGGATTTCATCGGGGTGGATGCCGGTCGCGCGGGCGACCTGGAGGCCGGCAGTTACCGCTGGCGGGGGGAACTGCGACTGTGGGACAACGAGGCCCTGATGGGTTGGTACCGAGCGGCGGAATCCGGGGTCCGTTCCAAGGGAACGATCTACTTCGCGTTGCATCCGCACGGCGGCCACGCCGAAGGACGCTGGGTCGGATTGAGTTACGACGGGTCGGTCATCAGCGGTCGTGGCAGCATGTCCCGCGACCGCGATCATGCTCGCCAGCTCGTCCTCGATGCGATGGGCCGTGAGTTGGTCAGAAAGTGA
- a CDS encoding amidohydrolase family protein, with translation MHLRGTGLPDGEPLELWLHDGLISLDPVPGAATIADRGWIVPGLVDAHCHVGITYGGGHEDAAGAVAQAEAERDVGALLLRDAGSPIDTRFIDDRADLPKIIRAGRHIARPRRYIRELGIELDDERDLPEIVAEQAARGDGWVKIVGDWIDRSVGDLCPLWSDDTLRAAIDAAHAAGARVTAHVFGEAALPGLLRAGIDCIEHGTGLTDETIELMVEYGTALVPTLINIDTFPDIAAGAGKYPTYQRHMLDLHARVRDTVGRAHDAGVPIYAGTDAGGSIRHGRVADEVAALQGAGLTPTEALGAASWAARAWLGRPGIEPGAPADLLVFDEDPRLGPRVLSTPRLVVLRGRVYPA, from the coding sequence CTGCACCTGCGCGGCACCGGTCTACCCGACGGCGAGCCGCTGGAGCTCTGGCTGCACGACGGGCTGATCTCGCTCGACCCGGTTCCCGGTGCGGCGACGATCGCCGATCGGGGCTGGATCGTGCCGGGGTTGGTCGACGCGCACTGCCACGTCGGGATCACCTACGGCGGCGGGCACGAGGACGCGGCCGGAGCCGTCGCCCAGGCCGAGGCCGAACGGGATGTCGGTGCGCTGCTGCTGCGCGACGCCGGATCGCCGATCGATACCCGGTTCATCGACGACCGGGCGGACCTGCCGAAGATCATCCGGGCCGGCCGGCACATCGCCCGCCCGCGGCGTTACATCCGCGAACTCGGCATCGAGCTGGACGACGAACGCGACCTGCCGGAGATCGTCGCCGAGCAGGCGGCGCGCGGCGACGGCTGGGTGAAGATCGTCGGCGACTGGATCGACCGGTCGGTGGGGGATCTGTGTCCGTTGTGGAGTGACGACACGTTGCGGGCTGCGATCGACGCGGCGCATGCTGCCGGCGCCCGGGTCACCGCGCATGTATTCGGCGAGGCCGCGCTGCCGGGGCTGCTCCGCGCGGGGATCGACTGCATCGAACACGGCACCGGCCTGACCGACGAGACCATCGAGCTGATGGTCGAATACGGCACCGCGCTGGTGCCGACGCTGATCAATATCGACACCTTCCCGGACATCGCGGCCGGCGCCGGCAAGTACCCGACCTACCAGCGGCACATGCTGGACCTGCACGCCCGGGTTCGAGACACCGTCGGTCGGGCGCACGACGCCGGCGTGCCGATCTACGCCGGGACCGACGCCGGCGGCTCGATCCGGCACGGGCGGGTCGCCGACGAGGTGGCGGCGTTGCAGGGGGCGGGGCTGACCCCGACCGAAGCACTCGGCGCGGCGTCCTGGGCGGCCCGCGCGTGGTTGGGCCGGCCCGGGATCGAGCCCGGAGCGCCGGCGGATCTCTTGGTGTTCGACGAGGATCCGCGGCTCGGCCCGAGGGTGCTGAGCACCCCACGGCTCGTGGTGCTCCGCGGCCGGGTCTATCCGGCCTAG
- the rimM gene encoding ribosome maturation factor RimM (Essential for efficient processing of 16S rRNA), protein MELAVGRVVKAHGVRGELVVEVRTDEPERRFAPGGRLRGRDRLGRERSYTVESCRAHSGRLLVQLAEIADRTAADAVRGTVFVIDSADLPPSDDPEEFYDHELEGLQVELLDGSVIGTVAEVLHSAAGELLAVTAADDGREILIPFVTELVPTVSLAERRIVVDPPDGLL, encoded by the coding sequence GTGGAGCTGGCCGTCGGGCGGGTGGTGAAGGCGCACGGCGTGCGCGGTGAGCTGGTGGTGGAGGTCCGCACCGACGAGCCGGAGCGACGGTTCGCGCCCGGCGGTCGGCTGCGGGGCCGGGATCGTCTCGGCCGCGAGCGTTCCTACACCGTCGAGTCGTGCCGCGCGCATTCCGGTCGGCTGTTGGTCCAGTTGGCCGAGATCGCCGACCGTACTGCGGCCGACGCGGTCCGCGGCACCGTGTTCGTGATCGACTCGGCGGATCTGCCGCCGAGCGACGACCCGGAAGAGTTCTACGACCACGAGCTGGAAGGCCTGCAGGTCGAGCTGCTCGACGGCAGTGTGATCGGCACCGTCGCGGAGGTGCTGCACTCGGCGGCGGGAGAATTGTTGGCGGTGACCGCCGCGGACGACGGCCGGGAGATCTTGATCCCATTCGTGACCGAGCTGGTGCCGACGGTGTCGCTGGCGGAGCGGCGGATCGTGGTCGATCCGCCGGACGGATTGCTCTGA
- a CDS encoding RNA-binding protein, translated as MSAIVADAVEHLVRGIVANPDDVRVEVITGRRGRTVEVHVHPDDLGKVIGRGGRTATALRTLVAGIGGRGIRVDVVDTDL; from the coding sequence GTGAGCGCGATCGTCGCCGACGCGGTCGAGCACCTGGTCCGCGGAATCGTGGCGAACCCGGACGACGTGCGGGTCGAGGTGATCACCGGGCGCCGTGGGCGGACCGTCGAGGTGCACGTGCACCCGGACGACCTGGGCAAGGTGATCGGCCGCGGCGGTCGCACCGCCACGGCACTGCGGACCTTGGTCGCCGGGATCGGTGGCCGGGGCATCCGGGTCGACGTGGTCGACACCGACCTGTAA
- a CDS encoding [protein-PII] uridylyltransferase produces the protein MLRPPAFRRHAVNPQAAKDLVRARAQLLDDAGSRHRRLDAHALRLALVDLYELWLTTKGQELGITSNGKYAIVAVGGLGRREMLPYSDLDLILLHDNVAGPELAEVADHLWYPLWDAHIKLDHSVRTVPQAVQVAADDLTAALAMLDARHIAGDPELSNLLIGGVRADWRRSLRGRLDDLVAQVHERWQRSGEIAHRAEPDLKNGRGGLRDIQLLAALAIAQLTDAVPPLGPDAPGGGLGRAHTRLLDVRTELQRVAGRPRDQLRAQDADEIGYALGIGDRFDLARMLSDAARTVGYSVDVGLRTAAAAAPRRGLSRLRRMPVRRPLDEGVVEHGGEVGLARDARPGRDPGLVLRVAAAAARTELPIGANTLNRLADAAPELREPWPKEALDDLLVLLGSGRVAVATIEALDRTGLWGRLLPEWGAVRDLPPRDSIHTWTVDRHLVETAVYAGALTTRVSRPDLLLLAALVHDIGKGRGGDHCVVGADLATQIGNRLGLWPSDVAVLRAVVRHHLLLPEIAARRDLDDPATVAAVAEALDGDALVLELLRALAEADSMATGPGVWGGWKSSLIDDLTRRARLVMAGEELPAPDPIDPARLARVAAGGVQVQLEPADEHTYLVTVVAPDRLGLFADAAGVLALHSLRVLSASLNSHVADDGETTAVDTFLVAPLFGAPPAPELLRQDLIRAIAGEIDLARALERKEKAAVPPSGTAGVPSGHAQAPPRLIWFDTDVAGRSILELRAEDRAVLLSRVAGVLESCAADVRWAKVTTLGPVVVDAFCLQLRDPATDRARITDAVLAVLPHPAPPAKTDRP, from the coding sequence CGGCTGGCCTTGGTGGACCTGTACGAGCTGTGGCTGACCACGAAAGGACAGGAACTGGGGATCACCTCGAACGGGAAGTACGCGATCGTGGCGGTCGGCGGACTGGGCCGTCGGGAGATGCTGCCGTACTCCGATCTGGACCTGATCCTGTTACACGACAACGTGGCGGGGCCGGAACTGGCCGAGGTCGCCGACCACCTGTGGTACCCGCTCTGGGACGCGCACATCAAGCTGGACCACAGCGTGCGGACCGTACCGCAGGCGGTCCAGGTGGCGGCCGACGATCTGACCGCCGCGCTGGCCATGCTGGACGCGCGACATATCGCCGGCGACCCGGAGCTGAGCAACCTGCTGATCGGCGGCGTGCGCGCGGACTGGCGGCGCAGCCTGCGCGGCCGGCTCGACGACCTCGTCGCCCAGGTTCACGAGCGGTGGCAGCGCAGTGGTGAAATCGCCCATCGCGCTGAGCCGGATCTGAAGAACGGTCGGGGTGGGTTGCGGGATATCCAGCTGTTGGCGGCGTTGGCAATCGCTCAGCTGACCGACGCTGTGCCGCCGCTCGGTCCGGACGCGCCCGGCGGTGGGCTCGGCCGGGCGCACACCCGATTGCTGGATGTCCGCACCGAGCTGCAGCGGGTGGCCGGCCGGCCGCGCGACCAGCTGCGCGCCCAGGACGCCGACGAGATCGGTTATGCGCTGGGCATCGGGGACCGGTTCGACCTGGCCCGGATGCTCAGCGATGCCGCACGCACGGTCGGCTACTCGGTGGACGTCGGCTTGCGCACGGCAGCCGCGGCGGCGCCCCGACGCGGCCTGTCCCGGCTGCGCCGGATGCCGGTCCGCCGGCCGCTGGACGAGGGCGTGGTCGAGCACGGGGGCGAGGTCGGGCTCGCCCGGGACGCTCGTCCGGGGCGGGACCCCGGTCTGGTGTTGCGGGTAGCGGCGGCCGCTGCCCGGACCGAGCTGCCGATCGGTGCGAATACCCTGAATCGGCTGGCCGACGCGGCACCCGAACTGCGCGAGCCGTGGCCCAAGGAGGCGCTCGACGACCTGTTGGTGCTGCTCGGCTCGGGCCGAGTCGCCGTCGCGACGATCGAGGCACTCGACCGCACCGGACTGTGGGGCCGGTTGCTGCCGGAATGGGGCGCGGTCCGGGACCTGCCGCCGCGCGACTCCATCCATACCTGGACCGTCGACCGGCATCTGGTGGAGACGGCGGTGTACGCCGGCGCGCTGACCACGCGGGTCTCGCGGCCGGATCTGTTGCTGCTCGCGGCGCTGGTGCACGACATCGGCAAGGGGCGTGGCGGCGACCATTGTGTGGTCGGTGCCGACCTCGCCACCCAGATCGGCAATCGACTGGGGCTGTGGCCGTCGGACGTCGCGGTCCTGCGCGCGGTGGTCCGCCACCACCTGTTGCTGCCCGAGATCGCGGCCCGCCGCGACCTGGACGATCCGGCGACCGTGGCGGCCGTGGCCGAAGCGCTGGACGGCGATGCCCTGGTGTTGGAGTTGTTACGGGCGCTCGCCGAAGCGGACTCGATGGCCACCGGGCCCGGCGTCTGGGGTGGCTGGAAATCGTCGCTGATCGACGATCTCACCCGGCGGGCCCGCCTGGTGATGGCGGGTGAGGAGCTGCCCGCGCCGGACCCGATCGATCCGGCGCGGCTTGCCCGGGTGGCGGCCGGTGGCGTGCAGGTGCAGCTGGAACCGGCCGACGAGCACACCTATCTGGTCACCGTGGTGGCTCCGGACCGGCTCGGGCTGTTCGCCGACGCCGCCGGGGTGCTTGCGCTGCACTCGCTGCGGGTGTTGTCGGCGTCGTTGAACAGTCATGTCGCCGACGACGGCGAAACGACTGCGGTCGACACCTTCCTGGTGGCGCCGTTGTTCGGGGCACCCCCGGCGCCCGAGCTGCTGCGGCAGGACCTGATCCGCGCGATCGCCGGCGAGATCGACCTGGCGCGCGCGTTGGAGCGCAAGGAGAAGGCAGCCGTGCCGCCGTCGGGCACGGCCGGCGTTCCGTCCGGGCATGCCCAGGCGCCGCCCCGGTTGATCTGGTTCGACACCGACGTTGCCGGACGATCGATTCTGGAGCTGCGAGCCGAAGACCGGGCGGTACTGCTCAGCCGCGTCGCCGGGGTGCTGGAGAGCTGTGCCGCCGACGTGCGCTGGGCCAAGGTGACCACCTTGGGGCCGGTCGTGGTGGACGCGTTCTGTCTGCAGTTGCGCGATCCGGCGACGGACCGGGCCCGGATCACCGATGCGGTACTTGCGGTGCTGCCGCATCCGGCACCGCCGGCGAAGACCGATCGTCCGTAG
- the rpsP gene encoding 30S ribosomal protein S16: MAVRIKLTRLGKIRNPQYRVIVADSRTRRDGRAIETIGKYHPKEEPSLIEIDSERAQYWLGVGAQPTEPVLHLLKVTGDWQKFKGLPGAEGTLRVAPAKPSKLELFNAALAAADNQPVVEATTPKQKAAKKDAVEAENDSAAQ; encoded by the coding sequence ATGGCTGTCCGTATCAAGCTCACCCGCCTCGGCAAGATCCGCAACCCGCAGTACCGGGTGATCGTCGCGGACTCGCGCACCCGCCGGGACGGCCGCGCGATCGAGACGATCGGCAAGTACCACCCGAAGGAAGAGCCGTCGCTCATCGAGATCGATTCCGAGCGCGCCCAGTACTGGCTCGGGGTGGGCGCGCAGCCGACCGAGCCGGTGCTGCACCTGTTGAAGGTGACCGGCGACTGGCAGAAGTTCAAGGGTCTGCCCGGTGCCGAGGGCACGCTGCGCGTCGCTCCGGCGAAGCCGTCCAAGCTGGAGTTGTTCAACGCGGCGCTGGCCGCCGCGGACAACCAACCGGTGGTCGAGGCGACGACCCCGAAGCAGAAGGCGGCCAAGAAAGACGCCGTCGAGGCCGAGAACGATTCTGCCGCGCAGTGA